Below is a window of Corvus cornix cornix isolate S_Up_H32 chromosome 2, ASM73873v5, whole genome shotgun sequence DNA.
GATCAGGGAAGTggcattttttaatatctttgaCCTAAATACTGTTGTAAAGGGATCAAAAGCCTCGGCAAGATTCAGTCTTGTCTTTATCAGCAGTGATTTTATCGGCTTCCATTTATGAGTCATTTACTTAAAACACCCTAAGTGGCCTAATCCTTTGAAGCCTCAGCATCATATTTCTGCACCTTCAACTTCACCTTGAATTGGAAAATTCAATAATGAAGCATCCCAGAGAActacttgcttttaaaaaacttatCCTCACATTACTGGGGGAAGCCTCCATAAATTAAATCACGCAAATTGAAAAGCAATCATTGGGTTTTCAGAATTCTTATGGGCCACAGAAATAGTCCAGTTGATCTGAGAATAAATgacagaagaaggaagaaacacCAAAGAAAGGAATTTCCTCACCTTAAAGTCATTGAGGAAGAACTGGAGGGGCAGGGAGCATGTGGGATTTCACCACACTCACGCAGAAGCTAgagaggattaaaaaaagaactggtTAGGTGGGAAAACACACAGGATTCAACAGGGGGGCTGTTTGGTGACATCTCCAAACTGTGATGCTTCCTTTCCACAGCCATCATTATGGCCTCAGTGCTAGCAGCTACTCCATACTCTTCACAGGAGACTGCTTCCTTCCAGGGGTCACATCCCAGGATTTGAGCTAGCTAGTGTGGGGGAGAGGGCAGTTTAGCTTTTTCCGTCATTTATTACTGAAGAGAGTCATGGTTGTTGAGAGAAGTGCCCCAACCTGGTCTGCCTCCCTGCCTATCAAGGGCTGTAGGGTCTAACCTAGCACCCTCCAGCTGAGATTCTCCACTATGTCTGGCCTAAATCCATTTCCCAGACCAATACCTTCTCTCAAAGTGAGACCCTCAGACATGcaaaaatgtccttttcctACCTGAAATCTGTTCCAGTCATTAGGCTTTCATTGTTAAAAATGTTCATCTTACTCCTGTCTTGCATGTTTCTAGTTTGAATTTCCCTGCATCACTGTAACGGGCAGCTAATCCCACTCAAATAATTAGCAAGATTATTAACACAAGCAAAAGTGAAATCAAGTGTTACAAATTACGTCTACAGCCCCTGTATCAAGCTCTGCAATGGTAAAGTCATTTGTTCCTTCCCATCTGGCAGCTCTTTTAACATCTGAGGGTTGCATCAGCTTTTCTTGCAGTCAAGTTTCCTTTCAGATATGCCCCCGCTCTTGAGACATGGCCCACATTGTTTAACTCCCAAGTGTGTCATTTTGGTTACATGTGGGTACATTAGAGCCAATGTGAATCACCCAGAAGCCCTAGATTACCCAGATTGTCTGAATCACTCTCCAGTCCTGGAACCCTTTTATCACATGCCCCTGCCAGCTCTCATTGCCAATCTGCTTTCAGAGCAATGATAAAAATACCGAAGAGTTTTTGGCTTTCAACTTGTCATTTCCACAAACATTTTACAAGCAATATTCCTAGTTCGGCAAGGCTTCCTCCACAGACGTCTGTCTTTTGAGATCTGATGTCTAACCAGTCCAAATCCCATTGCAATGCTTCTTTGGCCTTGCTTTGGGCTGGAGACATGTGTTAAACAAATCACTGCAAATCAGAGTTCCAACTCTTCCCACACAGCCCCCTTTTTCAACCTTGCAATCCCATCAGATGCCCAAGCTAAAGCTCCTCTTCTATAAAGCCACACAGATTGgcctcagctgtgctctgccccTTAACAGTTTAAATTCATTTTGCCTGGGTTAAAGGTTGGCTTAGATCAGCCCTTTCACCTTCCTTCCCATTTTCAAAGGTCGGCATGTAGAGGAGGAACAGGGAGAACATCTTCCCCACTTCAGGACTGAATAAAAGACTGACATTTAAGATTTAAAGTAACTGCATCTGCTGGGACGGGCTTGCTTTTGGCCCTGGCTATCTAACATGATCCCAAGCAACTCCAGAGGCCATTGTCTATGAATGGAACCACcctgctctgaaaaacaaactaaGTGAATTACACGAACTAGGTGGGTGTAGGACTAGCAACTGGGCCCCATCTCTGGTTAATGTACCACCCATAAGTCTAAGTTTTGGGTGGTGTATCATCTAAACTGTGGGTAGAGGTGTCCACGGCACTGATGATTTTGTGGTTGGAGGTGTCTGTGACACTCCGATGATTGTGTGGTAGATGCTTGGCCAGGCTGTTTAAGTTTTACCCATTGTGCCATCTCCTTCTAGTTCCCACCCAGTTctggttattttctttaatctctttcttttgtgtgttaGAAGTGCCACCATAGCTACAACATTTCATTTGGAGGTGCCTGAGGTCATCCCTATGCTCTTTCTGAGAAGCACCAGCTGGAAAGAAGCAGATGGGTGTagctgcaaatgaaaaaagcaaGGGCATTTATACTTGGGTAGGGTGATGGCAGCTCAGATCTAAGGGTGCCAAAGGGATATACATGCACCTCTAGGGTTGCACAGGGGTTCCCACAAAGCCTACAGCTTCCCAGGGCCAGGTGATTCATCAGGCCATTCAGTGTGCACTGAAAGCATGTTTTGCCAGCATGAGAAAAGAGTGTAAGCAGTGCTCAGAAATGCTGACTAAGGTGTGAAAACCTTTCTGAGGCTGAAATACGTTTATTAGCATACTGTGCAAATCTGAAGCGTAACCCTCTGGCAGACTggatttggttggttttttcacttcttttaatTTGGTAGGAGAGGCATCACAGGGAGGCAAACTGCTTGAAGATCTCCCTCTTTTTGGCAGTAAAGCCTGTAACATGGCACTTGGCTGAAGTGCCAGGGATGACACCTGGAAAGATCAGATGCATAAACAGGATTTCCTTTTGTGTCACCCAGCCTGATGCGAGTGTTGTTTGAAGATTGAAAAGCAACTTCTGTTCTTTAGAGGAGTTTGCAGACTTCTCACAATTTCACTTCCCTGTGTATTACATGGGGTGCACATGGTGGTTTGGGAATAGCTGGGTTGAGAAACAGGGGTCTTGGTCTTGCAGACTATGGTCTTTGAGATAGCTATAAATGTGATTAAGAGCAGAAGTGTTTGTGAAGAGTAGGGTGCAAAATCGATGGGGAAatccagagagagagaaaagtggtCAAGCAGTTCCATGAGAAGCAGAAGTGAATCTACTATTTCCTGTAGTCAGCAAGGGAAAATATCTGGTGGAGAAACCTCAAAGCCTTGCAGTCCTACTCCTATGTCCTCTACACTCTTCAGTTCACTCTGTCCCTTAGGTGAACATTTATTGTAagtataaaagagaaaattggaTTGAAGCTGACAGTGAGAAGCTGCACTGGACTTTTAGTGGCTGACAGAGAGGCTGGCAGGAAAGGATGGAGGATGGCCAGATCTAAGTTTCTCTCTTTAAGGTGCAATATCATCTCAACACATCCCTATCTAGCATGGGCTGGGTTTTGGGAGCCTTTTGGAGTTTGCAGCCCACCTACTGAGTATCATCAGTTTAAACTGAGCAAAGTGGTGTCAGAGGAGCTAAATATTCTAACAGTACTGGCGGCATTGTCCTTGCAGGATGAGTGGTGGTGGAAGATTATGAGTGTGTGACTGCTGATATATGAAATCCAGGAGCTAGAGAGAGACCAAGCCGCAGACTGCCAGCAGATTCAAAGGCTAGTATCATTTTGGTAAGTGCAGTTCTTGCTTGCCCCTGGACATGCTATACACAATCTTACCCTTCTCGTTGTTGTAGGTACCACAGACTCCTCAAGCACCCATCTGAGggtaaaggaaataatttgttaCTGTAGAAATAAATGATCCTCATCAGTGAGCTAGAGGAGGTTACCTGACTGAAATGGCATTTCAGGAAATATCCCAGCACAAGCAATGTTTCTCTTTACTTCACTAAGTCCAGGAGTTTCTCCTACACACCTGTGTAGATGTTCTCCAGTGAAGAAGGTGGCCATTCCCATGCCCAGCTCTCTCTCCAGGCAATGCCAGTGCTGAAATCTGTGCAGGGGTCTGCCAGATCTGAGGGCTAAGCCCTGGTGGGAGCTGCATTTCCTCACATATGTGATATCCTCTCTGTCCAATAGAGCACAGTGACTTCTACAGACACATATGGAAATTCTCCAGATGGACAAGCTGCCTTTCTAGATACTAATTAAGGGAGCAAGCATGTTAAAAACCAGCATAGCAAGAGGTTCTTAGAGAGGAGAGTGAAGCAATGTGCattccctctctgcagagcagggatttcACACAGCCCAGACAGTCAAGGCAAGCACCACCGAACAGCCCTCTCTGGATGACAGCACAATTAGCAAAGCTGTTAAGGGGATAAGAGCAGGCTTCAATcaatttttcccctctgtctgATGAGACTTCTGGCTGTCACACCAGGAATGACATGTATGAAACAGGAGCTTCCACGGCTGAGAAGAAGCTGGGACACTTTGCAGAAACAGCATGACCTCTGTCTGGCATTGCCACAGAGTCACAAGGATAGGACAGGACTTCTGGAGGTCTCTTGTTCAAACCCATGCACCGAGCAGGGCCAGCTGAGTTTCAAGCATCTCCAGGGATTAGAACCCACAACCCCCCTGGAGCCCTGTCCTGGTGTTTGAGCATCATCATGgcaaaaatttgttttcagtacaTTAAGCAGTGATTTCCCACAGCTATTGTTAATTATTCCCCTGAGGAAAGTTGTCTACTTCACCTTTACACCTTCTCCCTAAATCTCTCTTGAGACATCTCTTGTTGAGGCTGACCAAACCCAGTGTCTTCTCACAGACCAGGTGTTCCTGCTCCAGTCAGTCACTTTTGTAGCCCTCAGCTACCTCTGCATGAGTGAAGAAGCAGCTGTGGAGCACATGAGCCTGCAGAGAAAGGCTGAGGCTCTGGCGCTGCACAGATGGATGCAGTAACAGAGAGGCAAAGGAGCTGGGGAGCTGACAGTGACACATATTCGGCACAAGAGACTTGGTGTGCCCTGGCGCTTCTGCTGCATACATTTAgtttcagaaaggaagaaagaaatcaggATGGGAAGGCAGAAAATGATGGGTTATTGAGGTTATGTATGATGTCTCCTGCTCATATATGTATCACTCAACACGGCAGATAAAGAGATGGCAACTCTTTATCTCGCCAGTAGAAAATAAGTAGAAAATAAGTATCTTGTTTGCAATTGCTGTCAGCTTCTGCCCCAGcacctcagcttttcctgtttGTGTCCCTTTAACTCTGCCGGTGTCAGATCCCTCGTCTCCAGAGGCTGGAGAATTGAACTGGGCTGACGGGGCTGGACGGACTGAAGGCGGACTCGGCTCCCAAGGCAAGTGGACAAATACTGCAAGAGCCGCTCTGCCCATGGGTGTGGCTGCCTGCTGCAAACAGCTTTCCCCACACGGTGCCCATGCCCCAGAGCTACCAGTGCTGAGGCAGCCCTTTCTAGCACACTTTTCCTGCGCAAACCACAAACATATTTTCTGGTCTGAGAGCACTTCTCATCAGGGTTtgaattttcagaataaaaagttattttaaaattaagagcaTGCATTTCAAACTAGCACAAAAAAATAACCCTCTTTAAGATATTTCTACAAAATAAGAGGCCAGAGCTTCACAGCCAACACCACAAACAATACTCTGGCAATGAAGCATTAGGAGAAAATGTTGCTATGGTCACAATAGCAAGATTGTTGTAGTTACCACCGTGTCACAGGAAACTGTCTCACACTTGAGGACATCTTTATTTCATGTTTAATCTTGCATGgcttattttaaacagaaggTATAAAAACTATTGCTGTTGGTGAAATGTGGACCTGCAGGCTGGGATTCCAATCACTTAGCTCTAAGTGTCAGGAGTCAGGGTAGCTATACACCATCAGCGCCTACCACTGAGCAGTGTGTCCATGCTTGCCttatatttggaaaaagaagtttCATCAGTGTGGTCAGCAGTCTGCAAAGCAGTCTGTCTTGTCTGAAAGCAGATTTGGCCTGACCTGCATTGGATGAGATGCACTGCTGTTTGTTGGCTGTACTGACTACACCACCCACTAACAGGAGATGTGAACATCTCTATTAGAGACAGCCTATGGTCACTGAACTGAGTCACTTCTGTACAGGCAGCAGGGGATTCCTGCAAGAAGACGGTGACACTGTGACAGTGATAACTGCCAAGGGGTAGTTACTAGTTGCAGTTTTGTTAGCACTGACCTTTTCTTTCAGTCTCACCTTTAACAGGCTGGTTTGGCCGTGTTATCATCTCCATGGGCTTCTGCACAGTGTATCACACTCAATTTCTTTCATCTCCTCCAGCAAGAGCAAGCAATGGATACTTACAAGCTCTTTATCCAGCCAGGGAGCAGACTGAATGCAGCAACACCTGCACTCCTATAAGATTTTTGATTCCTTGCAAACAGAAATCTTTGCGGAGACTTGAACACTACATCCCAAAGGAGAGCAGATGAATTGACAGGTGCTCTGAGGTTTTGGGTGTGCAGACCAGTGAGGCCAGAGGTCACACACCTGCACCCCATACTCTCTTTGGATTCAGTCGAGGTGTATTCCTGGCTCCAGCCTCACAGCCAAAGCAGGAGCAGTCACGAGATGCTTTGTTGCTTGAGGAAAAGGGCCAATAtagtttctcttcttttgatCATAGGAAGATTTTTAGAAAAGCCTCATCGAAGATACGCTCACTGCCAGCAGTGTCCCAGTGCAGACTTGCTCCTCTCATGTCAGCAAGCATCAGCTCAGGCCTGGCCAAACTGGGCGTCTTGCCACCCTTCCAGCCCAGGGTTAGCGTGTGGGGGAGATGCGGCTGTTGGTGTTGACAGGCACTGAATCTGTTCAACTGTTACTTGTGAAGTATCGTTTCCTGCCGAACACTGCCCCACAGGCTGGCAGAGCGTCTGCATTGCTCATGGTGCATGTACCACCTGCACAGATCTcagcttgctgctgctcctgctgcactgcagtAAGCAGGGGCTTATGTGACAGCCCTTGaaattctcattaatttttttcttatcctaaagagttaattttcagtgaagtaCACGTGACAGCAGAGTCTGGGCTTTTGTCATAACGTAACTACCATCACCTCCACTGTAATACAACCCTCACTCAAATAAATAGTGACAAAATCCCAAAGCATGCTTGGTGCAGTCCCTCAGTATTTTACCACAGCACACATAAGATCACtctaatgttttatttttactctttccATTTTGCCTCTAGCCAGCAAATTCATCATGACGGAAGCATATGCAGAAACAACAGGTGAATACGCTTACGATGAATACGCTTTCTCCTGCAATAAAATCGACATCCAAGAGTTTGGGAGAATATTTCTGCCAATATTTTACATTGTGGTTTTTGCTCTCGGCCTCACAGGGAATCTAATGGTGGTTTTTGCCATAGTGAAAGGCAATCAAAAAAGCATCACTGACATCTATCTCCTGAACTTGGCCGTCTCTGACCTTCTCTTTGTGATCTCCCTCCCATTCTGGGCGTCCAACACGGTCCGTGGATGGACCCTTGGGACTATTGCGTGTAaagctgtttcctctctgtACTACATCGGTTTCTTTGGGGGCATGTTCTTTATCACTGTTATCAGTGTTGACAGGTACTTGGCCATCGTCCGGGCAACTTATTCTCTGAAATCCAGAACAATAAAACATGGCTTCCTTGTAGCCTGCGGAGTGTGGGCAGTAGTGTTTTTAGTGTCAGTGCCACATTTTGTGTTCTCTCAGCTCGTAGAAAATGACTGCATTGCTGTCGTCCCACAGAAGCTGGAGAACATCTGGCCAGTGTTCTGCAATATGGAGCTGAACATTATTGGCTTTTTCATCCCAGTCTGTATCATATTCTATTGCTACTGTGGGATCATCAAAACCCTCCTGTCctgcaaaaatcagaaaaaagcaCGAGCCATAAAACTGATCTTGGTTGTGGTGatggtgttttttctgttttggtccCCCTACCATGTACTGATTTTTCTAGATACTTTATATCACTATGATTTATTCACAAATTGCAACCAAATTAAGTCACTGGACTATGCAATGCACCTGACTGAAACCATTGCATTCAGTCACTGTTGTCTCAATCCTCTTATCTATGCCTTTGCTGGGGAAAAATTCAGGAAATACCTTTATCAAGTCTGCTTGAAGTACTGTCcattcctgtgtttctgtgggcCCTGCAGTCGCTACCAGGTCACCCATTCAGTTAGTTATGCAGAAAGTGTGGTGAACAGCAACATAACCCTGAACACCAGCGACCAGGATGGTTCTGTCTTCGTCTAAAAGgctctgggaaggagaaatGTATCAATATGTGTGTCCTGCAGGGATAGCAACTGCTGAGGGGTTGCCATTATCCGTATGAAGAGCCTTAATGGTTGCACTGAATTACTGACATGCCTCTTGCTAAGCATTAAATATTCTAAAACagtaaagattttaaaaacaaaagcagtacAATATGTCAGTGTTGAACATGGAATTGGATCAAGAGTAAGGAAGAGGgaaagtagaaagaaaaggagtgCTCCGTGCCTAGAAAAGGAGGTGGAGAAGAATTTAAGGATAGGGAAGCTTTTGAACAGTTCCACCACTGCAACTTGTGCATGTGTCAGTGTACGTGCATGTGATACTGATGTACATAGACCTAAACTCATTTTTAAGGGAGGAGAAATCTCTTTAATGAATGGTGACTGACTTTTAGGAAAGGGTAATATTTTTGATAGTAAAGGGGTGTATTTTTGATGCTATATATCCATAAGGAAGTAATTTTGTGGTTATTGACTGCAACAAATGTTTTAACTGCGCATTCATATGTCATAAAGTCCCACTGTTTAACAATAAAAAGGAGTTCTTTCTGAACATGCGTTTAGTGTCACCAGTGCACCCTGTGTTTACAGCATGCAATAAATCGAGCAAGGATCTCTAATTTATGTTCAAGGATTAGAGATATGCCAGTGGGTGTATCTCCCGATTTCCATGGGCTTGGCCTCAGCCAAATGCCAGAGCTCGGTGGAGTCCTTCACTCAGCACATCCCCGAGGGCTCTGACCAGTGGACATCAGCACCCTCTGGAACAAGGGGAGTTAGAAGTATGGGTATCCCTGTGCTTGGCCCAAGCATAGCACGATCAAGCTGAGCATGGTCTGTGCCTCACCCCCATGCCCTGCTTGCTACATGTTGTAAATCCCAGCCATGTCTACACTGTCACAGACAACAGCTTTGGGGACACAATGACCACTTGCCCCTGCTGGTTACCACAGCCTTCCTCAAGCTTTGGGGCTTCTCCCACCACAGCTGATTTCCCCAGGGAAAACTTCAGCTGTACCCAGACTTAAAGCATCCCAGAGGACGCATTTCCCACATGCACTTCACAGCCTCCAAATATCCTTTTTACTCGTGCAGTAACAATGCACTGGGGGAGAAAAATGTCCATCAGACAACTGAGTCTTTTACCTGGGCATCCCTGTCATCATCTGCTGTAAAACAAAGGAGAATTTGTTGGCACTGTGGACTAGAGTTaggtgaagggaaaaaggaCTGTTGCCAATAATGAAGCTGAGATCACCTTACAAGAAAAATCAAGGACCAATCTTACAAAATAAGTCCATGAGAGTGCAACCCTATTTCTATACACTGAAGAAACTGATAATATCTCAAATCAAAGTAACTCTCTCACTTCTGAACTAACACAACAAAGTTGTTTCAGAGTGTCAGGGGGAGGAGTAGGGCCTTTCCTTGTGGACCCTAGTACCATCTTGTTTCTAAAAAAACGTGGAGGAGAGTGTGTCCATTAAGCAATTTTCCAATGGCAATAATTACACAAACATTCCATTTTTTGCTACTGAACACTCATCACCCtctacactaaaaaaaaaaccaaccaaacccccTTTTCATAAAACGCTTTGTATTTGGTGGAAATATATTCTCTAtgttaattttgtaattttcagCTATAAGTGGACTTCCACACTCCAGACTTGCTGTCTAAGTGTAGCACGAGTGTcacttgaaattaaattattttttaaaattcagtctgCCTAATCAAGTGGCAACTTTGTTTGTCCCTACCCCCAAGAAAGTGGTATTTTAAGAAGTGGtatttttgcaatgtttttttaaagaaatgtcaaGATGTGCAGACAGAAAGAGGAAGGTTCTGAGACTAAACAAGAAGTTATCTGCATGAAGTCAGCCTGAAGATGGTGGATTGCCAAACTGAGCAAGGCAATTGCGCTTGGTTTATTTAACTTCCCTTAGATTTTCCAGACAATGGTGAGTTACTGAGTGGGAAGAGTAAAAAGCTCCTTTAAATATGATCCGTGTGCTGTCTTCAGAATGAAAGGTGGAAACTCAGAGCCTTATGCCCGCTCTCTAGGAATGAGGAGccttttgctgcttctccccagGGGTTCCCCAGCAATCCTACCCGTCACAGTACAGTGCATCCCTCTCCTTCCAGGTGCATCTCCCTCTGGCAGGGCAGACTTGCTACTGTGAGTCAGACTGCCTCGACAGCCCTGGGTCCCCTGCAAGCTGCAAAAATCCTTCACTTCCAagctgtcttggggtgactttatgatgtgtatcccatatcgctgcctatgcccagaaattaattattggcctttctatgcctctaaactgagcctgagagggggaagaaaaaaactgagcaaaactttctcaaagcagtttgcaacttgttcaaggtcacataaagatagcaggttttttttttcccagctggggcaggggagggaggaagcacccggcttgcggctttccagtcagcttttggccagtttttccagtttctt
It encodes the following:
- the CX3CR1 gene encoding CX3C chemokine receptor 1 isoform X2, with the translated sequence MTEAYAETTGNLMVVFAIVKGNQKSITDIYLLNLAVSDLLFVISLPFWASNTVRGWTLGTIACKAVSSLYYIGFFGGMFFITVISVDRYLAIVRATYSLKSRTIKHGFLVACGVWAVVFLVSVPHFVFSQLVENDCIAVVPQKLENIWPVFCNMELNIIGFFIPVCIIFYCYCGIIKTLLSCKNQKKARAIKLILVVVMVFFLFWSPYHVLIFLDTLYHYDLFTNCNQIKSLDYAMHLTETIAFSHCCLNPLIYAFAGEKFRKYLYQVCLKYCPFLCFCGPCSRYQVTHSVSYAESVVNSNITLNTSDQDGSVFV
- the CX3CR1 gene encoding CX3C chemokine receptor 1 isoform X1; amino-acid sequence: MTEAYAETTGEYAYDEYAFSCNKIDIQEFGRIFLPIFYIVVFALGLTGNLMVVFAIVKGNQKSITDIYLLNLAVSDLLFVISLPFWASNTVRGWTLGTIACKAVSSLYYIGFFGGMFFITVISVDRYLAIVRATYSLKSRTIKHGFLVACGVWAVVFLVSVPHFVFSQLVENDCIAVVPQKLENIWPVFCNMELNIIGFFIPVCIIFYCYCGIIKTLLSCKNQKKARAIKLILVVVMVFFLFWSPYHVLIFLDTLYHYDLFTNCNQIKSLDYAMHLTETIAFSHCCLNPLIYAFAGEKFRKYLYQVCLKYCPFLCFCGPCSRYQVTHSVSYAESVVNSNITLNTSDQDGSVFV